From a region of the Bradyrhizobium diazoefficiens genome:
- a CDS encoding DUF2147 domain-containing protein: MRSALYTGLILVGGYACLTPALAADPTGDWRVADGVANIRVAQCNGSMWGAVSWEKRPGGRDENNPDPSKKNRPTLGMATLIDMKKKPGVDQWEGQVYNAKDGQLYSATITLASADQLEIKGCVMGFLCGGETWTRVGPPIPLSTANAMARSAPKSSGAAQKAQRAQGTTGATAPAAPKAAGAAKAGQKGPADPVGDICLLPEIAGFAH; the protein is encoded by the coding sequence ATGCGTTCAGCCCTTTACACCGGACTAATACTGGTCGGCGGTTACGCTTGCCTGACCCCCGCACTCGCCGCAGACCCGACCGGCGACTGGCGGGTTGCCGACGGCGTTGCCAACATTCGTGTCGCCCAATGCAACGGCAGCATGTGGGGCGCCGTTTCCTGGGAAAAACGGCCCGGCGGCCGCGACGAGAACAACCCGGATCCCTCGAAAAAGAACAGGCCGACGCTGGGCATGGCGACGCTGATCGACATGAAGAAGAAGCCCGGCGTCGATCAGTGGGAAGGACAGGTCTACAACGCCAAGGATGGCCAGCTCTACAGCGCGACCATCACGCTGGCCAGTGCCGACCAACTCGAAATCAAGGGCTGCGTAATGGGCTTCCTCTGCGGCGGCGAGACCTGGACCCGGGTTGGCCCGCCGATCCCCTTGAGCACCGCCAATGCCATGGCCAGGAGCGCGCCGAAGTCCTCCGGCGCGGCACAGAAGGCCCAAAGAGCCCAAGGCACGACCGGCGCCACCGCGCCCGCAGCTCCGAAGGCGGCCGGCGCAGCCAAGGCCGGTCAGAAGGGCCCCGCCGACCCTGTCGGCGACATCTGCCTACTCCCTGAGATTGCGGGGTTTGCCCATTAG
- the hpnO gene encoding aminobacteriohopanetriol synthase HpnO, with product MHSPDPDMSQLFADRQAQRSVLHNRYLNEQFVRVLKTIGYDVGFQKGQGQYLYDREGARYLDLLSGFGVFAIGRNHPVMREALKSVLDADLPNLVQFDVSVLAGVLAERLLKYVPYLDKAFFANSGAECVEAAIKFARGATGRPGIVYCAHGYHGLTYGALSLTGDSNFRTGFEPLLPGCTPIPFNDLAALEKALASREVAAFVVEPIQGKGVNMPTDEFLPGAAALCKKYGTLLVADEIQTGMGRTGRFLAVEHWNVEPDMVLLSKSLSGGHVPVGAVLTRKSIFDKIFNQMDRAVVHGSTFSKNDLAMAAGIATLDVMESEKLIESAAKRGAELRLALTRMVPGYELMKEVRGKGLMIGVEFGPPKSLRLRASWNVLETANKGLFCQLITVPLFKDHKVLTQVAGHGSHTIKLLPPLTITDEDCRWIERAFDDVIAGSHKVPGAIWSLGKTLVDNAVRRSA from the coding sequence ATGCACAGTCCAGATCCAGACATGTCTCAGCTATTCGCGGACCGTCAGGCCCAGCGCAGCGTCCTGCATAATCGATACCTCAACGAGCAGTTCGTTCGGGTTCTCAAGACGATCGGCTACGATGTCGGCTTCCAGAAGGGGCAGGGGCAGTACCTCTACGACCGCGAGGGCGCGCGCTATCTCGACCTGTTGTCCGGCTTTGGCGTGTTTGCGATCGGGCGCAATCATCCTGTCATGCGCGAGGCGCTCAAGAGCGTGCTCGATGCCGACCTGCCCAATCTCGTCCAGTTCGACGTCTCGGTCCTCGCCGGCGTGCTCGCCGAGCGGCTTCTGAAATACGTTCCCTATCTCGACAAGGCGTTCTTCGCCAATTCCGGCGCCGAATGCGTCGAAGCCGCGATCAAATTCGCGCGCGGCGCCACCGGCCGTCCCGGCATCGTCTATTGCGCTCACGGCTATCACGGCCTGACCTATGGCGCGCTGTCGCTGACGGGCGATTCGAATTTCCGCACCGGCTTCGAGCCGCTGCTGCCGGGTTGCACCCCGATCCCGTTCAACGATCTGGCCGCGCTCGAAAAGGCGCTGGCCTCGCGCGAGGTCGCGGCCTTCGTCGTCGAGCCGATCCAGGGCAAGGGCGTCAATATGCCCACCGACGAGTTCCTGCCCGGTGCCGCCGCGCTCTGCAAGAAATACGGCACGCTGTTGGTCGCCGACGAGATCCAGACCGGCATGGGTCGCACCGGCCGCTTCCTCGCGGTCGAGCACTGGAACGTCGAGCCCGACATGGTGCTGCTGTCGAAGTCGCTGTCGGGCGGCCACGTGCCGGTCGGCGCCGTGCTGACGCGCAAGAGCATCTTCGACAAGATCTTCAACCAGATGGACCGTGCGGTGGTGCACGGCTCGACCTTCTCCAAGAACGACCTTGCGATGGCCGCGGGCATCGCCACGCTCGACGTCATGGAGTCCGAGAAGCTGATCGAGTCCGCCGCCAAGCGCGGCGCCGAGCTGCGCCTCGCGCTGACGCGCATGGTGCCCGGCTACGAACTGATGAAGGAAGTGCGTGGCAAGGGACTGATGATCGGCGTCGAGTTCGGCCCGCCGAAGTCGCTGCGCCTTCGCGCCTCCTGGAACGTGCTGGAGACCGCCAACAAGGGCCTGTTCTGCCAGCTCATCACCGTGCCGCTGTTCAAGGATCACAAGGTCCTGACCCAGGTCGCCGGCCACGGCAGCCACACTATCAAGCTCTTGCCGCCTCTCACCATCACCGACGAAGACTGTCGCTGGATCGAGCGCGCCTTCGACGACGTCATCGCCGGCAGCCACAAGGTCCCCGGCGCGATCTGGTCGCTCGGCAAGACCCTGGTGGACAACGCGGTGAGACGGTCGGCGTAA
- a CDS encoding anti-sigma factor, with the protein MTCDEARILLHALLDNELDAGHAREVEAHLASCPDCAAEFAAQREMQRVLADTNLRYTAPASLRTRIEASLPQPQRQQPSRRSLLRGFAMGSAVSALAASGIVAVVLRQDDQQRILSEVVSAHLRSLQAGHLTDVISTDQHTVKPWFNGKLDVAPPVIDLTAQGFTLVGGRLDYIDARAIGAVVYRRRQHVINLFVSQTSNAEYRAPKTETMQGFNCRRWGNRGLNFWAVSDLGADELAEFVDKFEAAMKANAEG; encoded by the coding sequence ATGACCTGCGACGAAGCAAGAATCCTGCTTCACGCACTGCTCGACAACGAGCTCGATGCCGGCCATGCGCGCGAGGTCGAAGCCCATCTCGCCAGTTGCCCGGACTGTGCTGCCGAATTCGCGGCACAGCGCGAGATGCAGCGCGTGCTCGCCGACACCAATTTGCGCTACACCGCGCCGGCAAGCCTGCGCACCCGCATCGAGGCTTCGCTGCCGCAGCCGCAGCGCCAGCAACCGAGCCGCCGCTCCTTGCTGCGCGGCTTTGCGATGGGCTCGGCGGTCTCCGCGCTCGCCGCCTCGGGCATCGTCGCCGTGGTGCTGCGCCAGGACGACCAGCAGCGCATCCTGTCGGAGGTCGTCTCCGCGCATCTGCGCTCGCTGCAGGCCGGCCACCTCACTGACGTGATCTCGACGGACCAGCACACGGTCAAGCCCTGGTTCAACGGCAAGCTAGACGTCGCCCCGCCCGTGATCGATCTTACCGCGCAGGGCTTCACGCTGGTCGGCGGCCGGCTCGACTACATCGACGCCCGCGCCATCGGCGCCGTCGTCTATCGACGCCGGCAGCACGTCATCAATCTGTTCGTGTCGCAGACCTCGAACGCGGAATATCGCGCACCGAAGACCGAGACCATGCAGGGCTTCAACTGCCGCCGCTGGGGCAACCGCGGCCTGAACTTCTGGGCGGTCAGCGATCTCGGCGCCGACGAGCTCGCCGAGTTCGTCGACAAGTTCGAGGCGGCGATGAAAGCGAATGCGGAGGGGTAG
- a CDS encoding sigma-70 family RNA polymerase sigma factor, whose protein sequence is MPTTDDLQKAQRFREAALPYLDDIYTLARYLLRDASDAEDAVQECYLRALKHFGSYRGPAMKPWLFAILRNVCNAEYARRAHRPSAIEDTPGADEQPPIWQESEASPETEVLRSRDAGAIRKLIEALAEPFKETFVLREINNLSYREIAEAVGAPIGTVMSRLARARAMLRAAWTAEEEQAR, encoded by the coding sequence ATGCCCACCACCGACGATTTGCAGAAGGCGCAACGCTTCCGCGAAGCGGCACTGCCCTATCTCGACGACATCTACACTCTCGCGCGCTATCTCTTGCGCGACGCTTCCGACGCGGAAGACGCGGTGCAGGAGTGCTATCTGCGTGCGCTGAAGCATTTCGGCAGCTATCGCGGCCCGGCAATGAAGCCCTGGCTGTTTGCGATCCTGCGCAACGTCTGCAACGCAGAATATGCGCGGCGGGCGCACAGGCCCAGCGCAATCGAGGATACGCCCGGCGCCGACGAGCAGCCGCCGATCTGGCAGGAGAGCGAGGCGAGCCCGGAAACCGAAGTGCTGCGCAGCCGCGATGCCGGCGCGATCCGCAAGCTGATCGAGGCGCTCGCCGAGCCGTTCAAGGAAACCTTCGTGCTGCGCGAGATCAACAACCTGTCCTATCGCGAAATCGCCGAGGCCGTCGGCGCCCCGATCGGCACCGTGATGTCCCGCCTCGCCCGCGCCCGCGCCATGCTGCGCGCGGCCTGGACGGCGGAAGAGGAGCAAGCCAGATGA
- a CDS encoding cupredoxin family copper-binding protein, with translation MKTPNRRDIGFGFGLVLAAAILLPATHARADDVEVHIDNFVFQPAELKIKVGTTVTWTNRDDIPHTVVSAGKFRSKTLDTDDKFSFTFTNAGDYKYFCSLHPHMTGMIKVE, from the coding sequence ATGAAGACACCCAATCGACGCGACATCGGTTTCGGCTTCGGTCTTGTCTTGGCCGCAGCCATCCTGTTGCCCGCAACACATGCCCGTGCCGACGACGTGGAAGTGCATATCGACAATTTCGTCTTCCAGCCGGCCGAGCTGAAGATCAAGGTCGGCACCACCGTGACCTGGACCAACCGGGACGACATCCCGCACACCGTGGTGTCGGCCGGCAAGTTCAGGTCCAAGACCCTGGACACTGACGACAAGTTCTCGTTCACCTTCACCAATGCGGGCGACTACAAGTATTTTTGTTCGCTGCACCCGCACATGACGGGGATGATCAAGGTTGAGTAA
- a CDS encoding metallophosphoesterase, whose amino-acid sequence MSGHDHGHDGVSRRKVLECMTWAGTGVLWTVTGGVPRSLGIIDSAQAATAAAPGMSFLQISDSHVGFDKPANPNALGTLEEAINKINAMPAKPSFMIHTGDITHLSKAAEFDNAERIISQSKLDVHYVPGEHDFLDEEVKFYRERYGRGTKGAGWYSFDAGGVHFIGLVNVVDLKAGGLGNLGAEQLAWLEDDLRGKSKSTPIVLFAHIPVWTVYPEWGWGTEDGGRALEYVKGFGSVTVLNGHIHQVMQKVEGNVTFHTARSTAFPQPAPGAARSPGPMKVEDAKLRAMLGVASINFKQNEQRLAIIDTPLQG is encoded by the coding sequence ATGAGCGGACACGATCACGGGCACGACGGCGTCAGCCGCCGCAAGGTGCTGGAATGCATGACCTGGGCCGGCACGGGGGTGCTTTGGACCGTCACCGGCGGCGTGCCGCGGTCGCTCGGCATCATCGATTCCGCGCAAGCTGCGACCGCGGCGGCGCCCGGCATGAGCTTCCTCCAGATCAGCGATAGCCATGTCGGCTTCGACAAGCCGGCCAATCCCAACGCGCTCGGTACGCTGGAAGAGGCAATCAACAAGATCAACGCAATGCCGGCCAAGCCGTCCTTCATGATCCACACCGGCGACATCACCCATTTGTCAAAAGCCGCCGAATTCGACAATGCCGAGCGCATCATCTCGCAAAGCAAGCTCGACGTGCACTACGTGCCCGGCGAGCATGACTTCCTCGACGAGGAGGTGAAGTTCTATCGCGAGCGCTACGGCCGCGGCACCAAGGGCGCGGGCTGGTACTCGTTCGACGCCGGCGGCGTGCACTTCATCGGCCTCGTCAACGTCGTCGACCTCAAGGCCGGCGGCCTCGGCAATCTCGGCGCCGAACAGCTCGCCTGGCTCGAGGACGATCTGCGCGGCAAGTCCAAATCGACGCCGATCGTGCTGTTCGCGCACATCCCGGTCTGGACCGTCTATCCCGAATGGGGCTGGGGCACCGAGGACGGCGGCCGCGCGCTCGAATACGTCAAGGGCTTTGGCTCGGTCACCGTGCTGAACGGCCACATTCACCAGGTGATGCAGAAGGTCGAGGGCAACGTCACATTCCACACCGCCCGTTCCACCGCCTTTCCGCAACCGGCGCCGGGCGCGGCTCGCTCACCCGGACCGATGAAGGTCGAGGACGCAAAGCTGCGCGCCATGCTCGGCGTTGCCAGCATCAACTTCAAGCAGAACGAGCAGCGGCTCGCGATCATCGACACGCCGCTCCAGGGTTGA
- a CDS encoding alpha/beta hydrolase, with amino-acid sequence MVNPHRFSIGPADAEIVMLQWGESGKPPALLVHGTGFVADVWNEVARELAAAYTVYAIDRRGHGASHKPRAYHFLDFADDICRVVDALDLRDIYGIGHSAGATDLLLAAKLRPGLFTRLFVMEPTVMDPRAARSGGLSDESLARVQSTLRRRAEFDSAEAVFERYRAAPTFADWTEPSLRAYVRHGFVRLDDGRVRLCCTPKTEFTMLRPIYETMEQVYTGDARGNPFTGLAEIDCPVRVTTAVKSGPIYKAMAARAASLIPRVSTLAFDGVGHCVAQEAPERVVEAVREFAD; translated from the coding sequence ATGGTCAATCCGCACCGCTTTTCAATCGGCCCCGCCGACGCCGAGATCGTCATGTTGCAGTGGGGCGAGAGCGGGAAGCCGCCTGCCCTCCTCGTGCACGGCACAGGCTTCGTCGCCGACGTCTGGAACGAAGTCGCCCGCGAGCTCGCGGCGGCCTACACCGTCTATGCGATCGACCGCCGCGGCCACGGCGCGAGCCACAAGCCTCGCGCCTATCATTTCCTGGACTTTGCCGACGACATCTGCCGGGTGGTCGACGCGCTCGATCTGCGCGACATCTACGGCATCGGCCACAGCGCCGGTGCGACCGATCTTCTGCTCGCGGCAAAACTTCGGCCGGGATTGTTCACACGCCTGTTCGTGATGGAGCCGACGGTGATGGATCCGCGCGCGGCACGTTCCGGAGGATTGAGCGACGAATCCCTCGCCCGCGTGCAGAGCACCCTACGCCGCCGAGCCGAGTTCGACAGTGCTGAAGCCGTCTTCGAACGCTACCGCGCCGCGCCGACGTTCGCAGATTGGACAGAGCCGTCGCTCCGGGCCTATGTACGACACGGCTTCGTGCGGCTCGACGACGGCCGGGTGCGGCTTTGCTGCACGCCAAAGACCGAATTCACGATGCTGCGTCCGATCTACGAGACGATGGAGCAGGTTTACACCGGCGACGCCCGTGGCAATCCGTTTACTGGGCTCGCCGAGATCGACTGCCCCGTCCGTGTCACGACTGCCGTGAAATCCGGGCCCATCTACAAGGCGATGGCGGCGCGCGCTGCATCGCTGATTCCGCGCGTCAGCACGCTGGCCTTCGACGGTGTCGGACATTGCGTGGCGCAGGAGGCGCCGGAACGCGTGGTGGAAGCCGTGCGGGAGTTCGCAGACTAA
- a CDS encoding GMC family oxidoreductase N-terminal domain-containing protein, whose protein sequence is MPRRLEGEFDYIVVGAGTAGCIVANRLSADPTNRVLVLEAGGDDNWIWFHIPVGYLFAIGNPRSDWMFKTEAEPGLNGRALAYPRGKVIGGCSAINAMISMRGQAADYDHWRQLGMTGWGYDDVLPLFKKLEDHFLGASEHHGVGGGWRIEAPRLSWDILDAVGDAAEEMGIKRIPDFNTGDNEGTSYFHVNQKRGRRWSSARGFLKPALNRPNLRLEKHVLVDRLIIEQGHAVGVRFIQNGEIVEARAKREVVLSAGSIGSVQVLHRSGIGPADWLSPLGIDIVMDKPGIGRNLQDHLQQRAIYKVEGVRTLNETYYNLFRRGLMGLDYAFRRRGPLTMAPSQLGIFTRSDATRARANIQFHVQPLSLDKFGDPLHRFPAITVSACNLQPTSRGTVRLRSATPDEKPIIAPNYLSTDDDRQVGADAIRTTRRLMQQKALAKYRPSEYLPGPTVGDDDASLAKAAGDIGTTIFHPVGTAKMGAASDPMAVVDERLRFYGLGGLRIVDASIMPTIASGNTNTPTAMIAEKGASMILEDAK, encoded by the coding sequence ATGCCAAGGCGGCTCGAAGGTGAATTTGACTACATTGTCGTCGGGGCGGGTACGGCGGGCTGCATCGTCGCCAACCGGCTGTCGGCTGATCCCACGAATCGCGTCCTCGTTCTCGAAGCCGGCGGCGACGACAACTGGATCTGGTTCCACATCCCCGTCGGCTATCTCTTCGCGATCGGCAATCCGCGCTCGGACTGGATGTTCAAGACCGAGGCCGAGCCGGGCCTGAACGGCCGCGCGCTCGCCTATCCCCGTGGCAAGGTGATCGGCGGCTGCTCGGCGATCAACGCCATGATCTCGATGCGTGGACAGGCCGCCGACTACGATCATTGGCGCCAGCTCGGCATGACCGGCTGGGGCTATGACGACGTGCTGCCGCTGTTCAAGAAGCTCGAGGACCACTTCCTGGGCGCGAGCGAGCATCACGGCGTCGGCGGCGGCTGGCGCATCGAGGCGCCGCGGCTCTCGTGGGACATTCTCGATGCCGTCGGCGACGCTGCCGAGGAAATGGGCATCAAGCGCATTCCGGATTTCAACACCGGCGACAACGAAGGGACCAGCTATTTCCACGTCAACCAGAAGCGCGGCCGGCGCTGGTCGTCGGCGCGCGGCTTCCTCAAGCCGGCACTGAACCGTCCCAACCTGCGGCTCGAGAAGCACGTGCTGGTCGACCGTCTCATCATCGAGCAGGGCCACGCCGTCGGCGTGCGTTTCATTCAGAATGGCGAGATCGTCGAGGCGCGCGCGAAACGCGAAGTCGTCCTCTCGGCAGGCTCGATCGGCTCGGTGCAGGTGCTGCATCGCTCCGGCATCGGTCCCGCCGACTGGCTGTCGCCGCTCGGCATCGACATCGTCATGGACAAGCCCGGAATCGGCCGCAACCTGCAGGACCACCTGCAGCAGCGTGCGATCTACAAGGTCGAGGGCGTGCGCACGCTGAACGAGACCTACTACAATCTGTTCCGCCGCGGCCTGATGGGGCTCGACTACGCCTTCCGCCGCCGCGGTCCGCTGACCATGGCGCCGTCGCAGCTCGGTATCTTCACCCGCTCGGATGCAACGCGCGCACGCGCCAACATCCAGTTCCACGTGCAGCCCTTGTCGCTCGACAAGTTCGGCGATCCGCTGCACCGCTTCCCCGCGATCACCGTGAGCGCCTGCAATCTCCAGCCGACCTCGCGTGGCACCGTGCGACTGCGTTCGGCAACGCCGGACGAAAAGCCGATCATCGCACCGAACTATCTGTCGACCGACGACGATCGCCAGGTCGGCGCCGACGCGATCCGCACCACCCGCCGCCTGATGCAGCAGAAGGCGCTGGCAAAATATCGCCCCAGCGAATATCTGCCCGGCCCTACCGTCGGCGACGACGATGCCTCGCTCGCGAAAGCCGCCGGCGACATCGGCACCACCATCTTCCATCCCGTCGGCACAGCGAAGATGGGTGCGGCCAGCGATCCGATGGCCGTGGTCGACGAGCGCCTCCGCTTCTACGGCCTTGGCGGCCTTCGCATCGTCGACGCCTCGATCATGCCGACCATCGCCTCGGGCAACACCAACACGCCCACCGCGATGATCGCGGAGAAGGGCGCGTCGATGATTTTGGAGGATGCCAAGTAG
- a CDS encoding M20 aminoacylase family protein: protein MPIVNRVADLQPDIQAWRRDIHQHPELLYDVHRTAAFVADRLREFGCDEVVTGLGQTGVVGVIKGSKPAGEGLKVIGMRADMDALPVDEQTNLPYASKIPGKMHACGHDGHTAMLLGAARYLAETRNFAGDAVVIFQPAEEGGAGGAAMVNDGLMERFGIEQVYGMHNGPGIPVGSFAIKPGPIMAATDEVDIMIEGLGGHAARPHKCVDSVLVGAQVITALQSIVARSVDPLESAVISICEFHAGNARNVIPQTATLRGTIRTLSPEVRKLVEKRVREVVAGVAQITGAKIDLHYKRNYPVVNNHAAETEVARRIAKQVAGDANVHEMSPLMGGEDFAYMLEARPGAFIFCGNGDSAGLHHPAYNFDDEAIVYGTSYWVKLVEESLAAS, encoded by the coding sequence ATGCCCATCGTGAACCGCGTCGCCGACCTTCAACCCGATATTCAGGCCTGGCGCCGGGACATCCACCAGCATCCCGAGCTGCTGTACGATGTTCATCGCACTGCAGCATTCGTGGCGGACCGGCTGCGCGAGTTCGGCTGCGATGAGGTCGTGACCGGCCTTGGCCAGACCGGCGTGGTCGGCGTGATCAAGGGCAGCAAGCCGGCGGGCGAGGGGCTCAAGGTGATCGGCATGCGTGCCGACATGGATGCGCTGCCCGTCGACGAGCAGACCAACCTGCCTTACGCCTCCAAGATTCCGGGCAAGATGCACGCCTGCGGCCATGACGGCCACACTGCGATGCTGTTAGGAGCAGCCCGCTACCTCGCCGAGACCCGCAACTTCGCAGGCGATGCGGTCGTGATCTTCCAGCCGGCCGAGGAGGGCGGCGCCGGCGGCGCGGCGATGGTCAACGACGGCCTGATGGAGCGCTTCGGCATCGAGCAGGTCTACGGCATGCACAACGGCCCGGGCATTCCGGTCGGCTCGTTTGCGATCAAGCCGGGTCCGATCATGGCGGCGACCGACGAGGTCGACATCATGATCGAGGGCCTCGGCGGACATGCCGCGCGTCCGCACAAATGCGTCGATTCCGTGCTGGTTGGCGCGCAGGTGATCACGGCGCTTCAATCGATCGTCGCGCGCAGCGTGGACCCGCTGGAATCGGCCGTGATCTCGATCTGCGAGTTTCATGCCGGCAATGCGCGCAACGTCATTCCGCAGACCGCGACGCTGAGGGGGACCATCCGCACGCTGTCGCCGGAGGTGCGCAAGCTGGTCGAGAAGCGCGTGCGCGAAGTGGTCGCGGGCGTCGCGCAGATCACCGGCGCGAAGATCGACCTGCACTACAAGCGCAACTATCCCGTCGTGAACAACCACGCCGCGGAGACCGAGGTGGCGCGGCGCATCGCCAAGCAGGTTGCGGGCGATGCCAATGTGCACGAGATGTCGCCGCTGATGGGCGGCGAGGATTTCGCCTACATGCTGGAGGCGCGGCCCGGCGCCTTCATCTTCTGCGGCAACGGCGACAGCGCCGGCCTGCATCACCCCGCCTATAATTTCGACGACGAGGCGATCGTCTACGGCACCTCCTACTGGGTCAAGCTGGTCGAGGAATCGCTCGCCGCGTCGTAA
- a CDS encoding UdgX family uracil-DNA binding protein (This protein belongs to the uracil DNA glycosylase superfamily, members of which act in excision repair of DNA. However, it belongs more specifically to UdgX branch, whose founding member was found to bind uracil in DNA (where it does not belong), without cleaving it, appears to promote DNA repair by a pathway involving RecA, rather than base excision.) translates to MQYITLDNQTDFDGWRKSARTLVLHHVRPADVTWAVQGDEAELFAPPSPSPILEINDGTFNVSAKFVELAKAAILHRDPERFAILYRLLFRLKDNHDLIEVATDPDVAQVTAMAKAVYRDEHKMHAFVRFREIGRERQAHYVAWFEPEHHIVELAAPFFARRFADMPWSILTPDLCAHWDGHALSFTPGVGKSEAPSEDRLEETWRRYYASIFNPARLKVKAMQAEMPKKYWRNLPEASIIKPLIEDAERMTGAMIANAATDPHKPQKRPEAPMKRKPAADDLESLREEAAHCRACHLYKDATQTVFGEGPKSANIMLVGEQPGDKEDLAGHPFVGPAGQMLDRALEEAGVDRKKVYVTNAVKHFKFVPRGKVRLHQKPNTPEIRACRQWYEREVSAIQPDLIVAMGATAAQSVFGKITPIGKTRGRVIELPDGRKALVTVHPSYLLRLPDPEAKMLEYRRFVEDLKIAAGLQKKSVRAA, encoded by the coding sequence ATGCAATACATCACCCTCGACAACCAAACCGATTTCGACGGCTGGCGCAAAAGCGCGCGTACGCTTGTACTTCATCATGTGAGGCCGGCCGATGTCACCTGGGCCGTGCAAGGCGACGAAGCGGAGCTGTTCGCGCCGCCCTCGCCGTCTCCGATACTTGAGATCAACGACGGGACCTTCAACGTGTCCGCAAAATTCGTCGAGCTCGCGAAGGCTGCGATCCTGCACCGCGATCCCGAGCGCTTTGCCATCCTCTATCGCCTGCTTTTTCGGCTGAAGGACAATCACGATCTCATCGAAGTCGCGACCGACCCTGACGTCGCGCAGGTCACGGCCATGGCCAAAGCGGTCTATCGCGACGAGCACAAGATGCATGCCTTCGTGCGCTTCCGCGAGATCGGCAGGGAACGCCAGGCGCACTACGTCGCCTGGTTCGAGCCGGAGCATCACATCGTCGAGCTCGCAGCGCCGTTCTTCGCCAGGCGCTTTGCCGACATGCCATGGTCGATCCTGACGCCGGATCTGTGCGCGCACTGGGATGGTCACGCGCTCTCGTTCACGCCGGGCGTCGGCAAAAGCGAGGCGCCGAGCGAAGACCGGCTTGAAGAGACCTGGCGACGCTATTACGCGAGCATCTTCAATCCGGCCCGGCTCAAGGTGAAGGCGATGCAGGCCGAGATGCCGAAAAAATATTGGAGGAACCTGCCCGAGGCTTCGATCATTAAGCCCTTGATCGAGGACGCCGAGCGCATGACCGGCGCCATGATCGCCAATGCCGCAACCGATCCGCACAAGCCTCAGAAGCGGCCGGAGGCACCGATGAAACGCAAGCCTGCTGCCGACGATCTCGAATCCCTTCGCGAGGAAGCCGCGCATTGCCGCGCCTGCCATCTCTACAAGGACGCGACCCAGACCGTGTTCGGCGAGGGCCCGAAGTCCGCCAACATCATGCTGGTCGGCGAGCAGCCCGGCGACAAGGAAGACCTCGCCGGCCATCCTTTCGTCGGTCCGGCCGGCCAGATGCTGGACAGGGCGCTGGAGGAAGCCGGCGTCGACCGCAAGAAGGTCTATGTCACCAACGCCGTCAAACACTTCAAATTCGTGCCGCGTGGAAAGGTCCGCCTGCACCAGAAGCCGAACACGCCTGAGATCCGGGCCTGCCGGCAATGGTATGAGCGGGAAGTTTCCGCAATCCAGCCCGATCTCATCGTGGCGATGGGCGCCACTGCCGCGCAAAGCGTGTTCGGCAAGATCACTCCGATCGGCAAGACCCGCGGCCGCGTCATAGAGCTTCCCGACGGACGCAAGGCTTTGGTGACGGTGCATCCATCCTATCTGCTGCGGCTGCCTGATCCGGAAGCCAAGATGCTGGAATATCGGCGCTTTGTCGAAGACCTGAAGATCGCCGCCGGCTTGCAGAAAAAGTCTGTCCGCGCCGCCTGA